A single Vulpes lagopus strain Blue_001 chromosome 3, ASM1834538v1, whole genome shotgun sequence DNA region contains:
- the HSPB1 gene encoding heat shock protein beta-1 has translation MTERRVPFSLLRSPSWDPFRDWYPAHSRLFDQAFGLPRLPEEWAQWFGHSGWPGYVRPIPPAVEGPAAPAAPAYSRALSRQLSSGVSEIRQTADRWRVSLDVNHFAPEELTVKTKDGVVEITGKHEERQDEHGYISRCFTRKYTLPPGVDPTLVSSSLSPEGTLTVEAPMPKPATQSAEITIPVTFEARAQIGGPEAGKSEQSGAK, from the exons ATGACCGAGCGCCGAGTGCCCTTCTCGCTCCTGCGGAGCCCCAGCTGGGACCCTTTTCGCGACTGGTACCCGGCCCACAGCCGCCTCTTCGACCAGGCCTTCGGGCTGCCCCGGCTGCCGGAGGAGTGGGCGCAGTGGTTCGGCCACAGCGGCTGGCCGGGCTACGTGCGCCCGATCCCGCCCGCGGTCGagggccccgccgcgcccgccgcgcccgcctaCAGCCGCGCGCTCAGCCGGCAGCTCAGCAGCGGCGTGTCGGAGATCCGGCAGACGGCCGACCGCTGGCGCGTGTCCCTGGACGTCAACCACTTCGCCCCCGAGGAGCTGACGGTCAAGACGAAGGACGGCGTGGTGGAGATAACTG gcaaGCACGAAGAGAGGCAGGATGAGCATGGCTACATCTCCCGCTGCTTCACTCGAAAATACAC GCTGCCCCCTGGTGTGGATCCTACCCTggtctcctcctccctgtcccctgaGGGCACTCTCACGGTGGAGGCTCCAATGCCCAAGCCAGCCACCCAGTCGGCAGAAATCACTATTCCCGTCACCTTCGAGGCACGTGCCCAGATTGGGGGCCCAGAAGCTGGAAAGTCGGAGCAGTCTGGAGCCAAGTAA